GGCGAGACTCATTCCTAGGAAGCGTAGAATAATTGGTTTAGAAGATTGGAATCAAGTGCTATTTCAATGACAAAATCTCAAACTCAAACTCCAAATTGTGACTGTTGAGAAAATTGTGAGTGAAATGATCCACCACATTTGTATTACTTAATTCCAAATTGTAAAAATCCACGGTTTCATGCTCAAAATAGGGTCCAGCGTGCCAAGTTCCTACCTCCAACTTGATAAAGCAATTTCCTGGAATGCGGAAAGCAGCAATGTCTTCTAGAGATGGTTCATCTATATTATTATTAGGAGGACAAACGGCAATCAACCAGTCCTTCCCTTCCAATGAACCCAAACATTGAGTGCATTGCACATGGCGAGTGATGGTGTGAAATTTCCGCCCTCTGCGGTGCAGCTGCATGATATAAAAGCGGGGAATACCTTTGTCAAGTACGAGTTGAGCATCTTCTGCATCAAACGATGTGCCGTCTAACTGAGCAAAAATCACCTGTCCGTATCGACGGAAATTTTCCGGAGTTATCCATTCAGCCCGCAATTGTTGAACCGTCTTTGATATAGCCATATCGACTCCGCTTGCACCCTCATTATTTTACCTCTGTTCTATCTCCTGTTTAGAAGCGGTTACCCAGAGGTCTGCAAAAGGGACTCACTGCAATTGTTCCAGTTCCTTGGGAATGAGAGACTTGGGAATGATGGAAGCTTGTTTTTCTGGATTTGAAGGTTTTGTATACCACCAAGCCCAGGCAATTAAAACCGCCTGAAAAGGAAGTCTTACAGCTTGTAACCAGGGCGAATTTGGTATATGTTCAATCTGAATGTTATTAACGGCCATGTTGATATTGGCTGGAAAAACAGCGATAAAAAGAGCAATTAGTCCCCAAGCAGTAGCTTGACTTAGAGGTGGGACTAATAACCCAATACCACCCAAAATCTCATAAAAGCCACTCAGATAAACTAATTGTAGAGGGTAGG
The sequence above is a segment of the Mastigocladopsis repens PCC 10914 genome. Coding sequences within it:
- a CDS encoding ureidoglycolate lyase is translated as MAISKTVQQLRAEWITPENFRRYGQVIFAQLDGTSFDAEDAQLVLDKGIPRFYIMQLHRRGRKFHTITRHVQCTQCLGSLEGKDWLIAVCPPNNNIDEPSLEDIAAFRIPGNCFIKLEVGTWHAGPYFEHETVDFYNLELSNTNVVDHFTHNFLNSHNLEFEFEILSLK
- a CDS encoding DoxX family protein is translated as MNNIKEIFRVILAVCMIVAGVTHFTSPDQYVKIVPPQLPYPLQLVYLSGFYEILGGIGLLVPPLSQATAWGLIALFIAVFPANINMAVNNIQIEHIPNSPWLQAVRLPFQAVLIAWAWWYTKPSNPEKQASIIPKSLIPKELEQLQ